The Candidatus Methylomirabilis lanthanidiphila genome includes a window with the following:
- a CDS encoding ferredoxin produces the protein MTKKRVHLTFTGKLTEEPILWQLSQTFGLVFNIRQADFTEGIGWIMAELEGDPQPLENGIKWLEGRGVHVAPIEQDTVS, from the coding sequence ATGACAAAAAAACGCGTACACTTGACATTTACCGGTAAGCTGACCGAAGAGCCGATCCTGTGGCAGTTGAGTCAGACGTTCGGTTTGGTCTTTAATATTCGCCAAGCCGATTTCACTGAGGGGATCGGGTGGATCATGGCTGAACTTGAGGGAGACCCGCAGCCGCTTGAAAATGGGATTAAGTGGCTCGAGGGTCGTGGTGTCCATGTGGCGCCGATTGAACAAGATACTGTCTCTTGA
- a CDS encoding Rhodanese-like protein: MPIELQRLTPLQTYSALEAGVLLIDLRPHEHFASHHIPRSISVAFSRKSLPERVATAIPPGPSIILLSDEGGVAEAAGNALYGIPRNPLRGIVTTGTDMWRNAGLPLATLPRMSAATLRQRLNVSSDELALIDVREPFEWELGYIDGSLLIPLGEIWQRAGSLDPRKETIALCQEGLRSSTAASILLHHNFPMVSNVPGGMGSWLDAAYPTVRPPH, translated from the coding sequence ATGCCGATAGAGCTCCAGAGATTAACGCCACTACAGACGTACAGCGCATTAGAAGCCGGCGTGCTGCTGATCGATCTGCGCCCGCATGAGCATTTTGCCTCTCACCATATCCCGAGAAGTATCAGCGTTGCCTTCAGTCGTAAGAGTCTCCCTGAGCGTGTCGCTACTGCGATCCCGCCAGGACCCTCAATCATACTCTTGTCTGACGAGGGAGGCGTCGCCGAAGCGGCCGGCAATGCCCTATATGGGATACCTCGAAATCCTCTCCGCGGCATCGTCACGACGGGGACCGACATGTGGCGCAACGCAGGACTGCCGCTGGCCACGCTGCCACGCATGTCCGCCGCCACGCTCCGGCAACGACTGAACGTTTCCAGTGATGAGCTGGCGCTGATCGACGTACGCGAGCCCTTTGAGTGGGAACTGGGCTATATCGACGGCTCGCTGCTCATCCCGCTTGGAGAGATCTGGCAGCGCGCCGGCTCACTCGATCCGCGTAAAGAGACCATCGCACTCTGTCAAGAAGGCCTGCGTAGCAGTACGGCGGCCAGCATTCTACTCCACCACAACTTCCCAATGGTTAGTAACGTACCAGGGGGTATGGGTAGCTGGCTCGACGCCGCCTACCCTACTGTCCGGCCGCCGCATTAG
- the sat_1 gene encoding sulfate adenylyltransferase — protein sequence MSESIELSDNEASAPILPHGGRLVSRVLTGEARADAIGRARDLPGISLNARAISDVECLATGVFSPLEGFMNRADYEGVVHEMRLKNGILWTLPITLAAPQDEVAALKQGGEAALLDSDGELLGLLSVEEIFPYDKRAEACLVYSTEETRHPGVQYLYQRGDLLIGGAISLIRPPSLPGFEDYYCVPADTRRRFKERGWQTIVGFQTRNPIHRSHEYIQKCALELMDGLLIHPLVGRTKLDDVPSEIRLRCYRALEERYFPKERVMLSVFPGAMRYAGPREAVFHALVRKNYGCTHFIVGRDPAGVGGFYHPYAARDLFLRLTRDELDITPLFFDEAFFCRRCDGMASAKTCPHDASERVTLSGTRVRELLRNGEPLPEEFTRPEVSEILAEWMQGV from the coding sequence GAGAGGCCAGGGCCGACGCGATCGGTAGGGCGCGGGATCTGCCGGGCATCTCGCTGAACGCCAGGGCGATCTCTGATGTGGAGTGTCTGGCTACCGGTGTATTCAGCCCGCTCGAAGGGTTTATGAATCGAGCCGACTATGAGGGCGTCGTCCACGAGATGCGCCTGAAGAACGGTATACTGTGGACGCTGCCGATTACGCTGGCCGCGCCTCAGGATGAGGTGGCCGCGCTGAAACAGGGGGGCGAGGCGGCGTTGCTGGACTCTGACGGCGAACTGCTCGGCCTGCTCTCGGTGGAAGAGATTTTTCCCTACGATAAGCGAGCGGAGGCGTGCCTGGTCTACAGCACCGAAGAGACGCGCCACCCGGGGGTACAGTACCTGTACCAGCGGGGCGATCTCCTGATCGGCGGCGCCATCAGCCTGATTCGCCCGCCGTCGCTACCGGGATTTGAAGACTATTACTGCGTACCGGCTGACACGCGGCGGCGTTTTAAAGAGCGCGGTTGGCAGACGATTGTCGGGTTTCAGACCCGAAACCCGATTCATCGGTCGCACGAATACATCCAGAAGTGCGCGTTGGAGTTGATGGACGGTCTGCTGATCCACCCGCTGGTCGGCCGGACAAAGCTCGATGATGTGCCTTCCGAGATCCGTCTTCGATGCTATCGCGCGCTTGAGGAGCGCTACTTCCCGAAAGAGCGCGTTATGCTGAGCGTCTTCCCCGGCGCCATGCGATATGCGGGGCCGAGGGAGGCGGTCTTTCACGCCCTGGTCCGGAAGAATTACGGCTGTACCCACTTCATCGTTGGGCGAGACCCCGCGGGGGTAGGGGGCTTTTATCATCCGTATGCGGCGCGTGACCTTTTCCTGCGGCTCACGCGCGACGAACTGGATATCACGCCGCTCTTTTTCGACGAGGCGTTCTTCTGTCGTCGCTGCGATGGGATGGCCTCGGCCAAGACCTGCCCGCATGACGCGTCCGAACGGGTCACGCTGAGCGGCACACGCGTACGCGAGCTGCTTCGAAACGGCGAGCCGCTACCGGAGGAGTTTACGCGGCCGGAGGTCTCCGAGATTCTGGCGGAGTGGATGCAGGGGGTATGA